From a single Paenibacillus humicola genomic region:
- a CDS encoding spore germination protein, with product MFWKSKHCELSRTKAGDRQKLTLDELKKALSGMYDADIVEHQTDNGQKVVIAYVRTLIDKERLNECIIAPLLRDFNDSLDTCIRQAKISTLDTLEESLKNMFEGSILVCDVQNHQWVAISLQNPLSRGIETSQTESILYGPKDSFSEQIDDNITLIRRRLPLAEVKTEKFTLGSLSQTTIIMLYIDKLTNPEFISIAKNKIKNIDFDLFLDSSQVATFMEDNYHSVFPQYQHTDRPDVCAYSLGLGKITFLVNNSSFAFIGPITLFDLFQSPEDYINRWLVASFLRCIRYLSFLLSLILIPSYVALTAFHYQMIPLQILFVLLESRSKLPFTPYWEALLMLLTLEVIKEASIRMPTKSGQTLGVIGGIVVGEAAVSAGFVSQVLIVLVGISAIASFLTPNYLVTKATAFIQFLLLVLSSLLGFFGIFLGLILLLIHLNGLSSLKQPYLAPVAPFYGRDWIDLFIRGPLHWMRKRPAYLHPLQKRRRD from the coding sequence ATGTTCTGGAAAAGCAAGCATTGTGAACTTTCCCGTACAAAAGCAGGTGATCGGCAGAAATTGACACTTGATGAACTTAAAAAGGCGTTGTCTGGTATGTATGATGCCGATATAGTCGAGCATCAAACCGACAATGGCCAAAAAGTGGTTATTGCGTATGTCAGGACGCTTATCGATAAAGAACGTTTGAATGAATGTATAATCGCTCCTCTGCTCCGCGATTTTAATGATTCCTTAGATACTTGTATCCGTCAGGCCAAGATTTCGACATTGGATACACTCGAAGAATCGCTAAAAAACATGTTCGAAGGGTCCATCCTTGTCTGCGACGTCCAAAATCATCAATGGGTGGCCATATCACTACAAAACCCGTTGAGTCGCGGAATTGAAACTTCTCAGACGGAATCGATCCTTTACGGACCGAAGGATAGTTTTAGTGAGCAAATAGACGATAATATCACGTTAATACGCAGACGATTGCCGCTCGCCGAGGTCAAGACCGAAAAGTTTACCCTCGGTTCTTTAAGTCAAACAACCATCATCATGTTATATATCGATAAATTGACGAATCCCGAATTTATTTCCATTGCAAAAAACAAAATCAAAAACATCGATTTTGATTTGTTTCTTGACTCTTCGCAGGTAGCCACGTTTATGGAGGACAATTATCATAGCGTGTTTCCTCAATATCAGCACACGGACCGCCCCGATGTATGCGCCTATTCATTAGGTCTGGGAAAAATCACATTTTTGGTGAATAATTCTTCATTTGCCTTTATCGGTCCCATTACGTTATTTGACCTTTTCCAATCACCGGAGGATTACATCAACCGATGGCTGGTCGCCAGTTTTTTGCGCTGTATTCGATATCTCAGTTTCTTGCTGTCTCTAATATTAATTCCATCTTATGTGGCATTAACCGCGTTCCATTATCAGATGATTCCTTTGCAAATATTATTCGTGCTATTGGAGTCTCGCAGCAAATTGCCGTTTACGCCTTACTGGGAAGCTCTTCTTATGCTGCTAACTCTGGAAGTCATCAAGGAAGCCAGTATCCGAATGCCGACAAAATCCGGCCAGACATTGGGAGTAATTGGTGGTATTGTCGTCGGAGAGGCAGCGGTAAGTGCCGGCTTCGTCAGTCAAGTCCTGATTGTTCTGGTTGGCATATCCGCAATCGCTTCATTTCTGACTCCGAACTACCTGGTAACAAAAGCTACTGCGTTTATTCAGTTTCTTCTCCTGGTTCTTTCTTCCTTACTGGGCTTCTTTGGCATCTTTCTGGGGCTTATCCTCCTTCTTATTCATTTAAACGGGCTGTCTTCTCTTAAACAGCCTTATTTAGCACCAGTTGCCCCCTTTTACGGGAGGGACTGGATCGATCTGTTCATTCGCGGACCCTTGCATTGGATGAGGAAACGTCCCGCATATTTACATCCTTTGCAAAAACGACGCCGAGACTAA
- a CDS encoding GerAB/ArcD/ProY family transporter, with the protein MFMTNRLQMLYFVLIMPVYLVQPYMIGVILVAGILSQLNLIILSKVFSRDGANGTQLLGRRLVYVYAAIGLPFLFVKLSAFILGFVELVHLYIFPSMQRDWIALVIFLIGYYLASQGIEKTIRFVVIAFFCTVWMSLLFVPFLFFKYSDLHDLYPIIPTNGYRQVWKGLFYVWSSLSGPEYLVCLIPWFSSQQKKLKALSLANALSVIEYVLLFTASLLFFGSNYLKGKPYPVINMIRYLQSPALERIDIILICVHMVHYVFACSLFLLLFYGAVRIVTGNIHKSTTRIGFSASCAVVFGLIVAVNHLFWGESVFSNRWLSLQIIMGAATLLILPTLILATAKRTTKGRDFE; encoded by the coding sequence ATGTTTATGACAAACCGGCTGCAGATGCTTTACTTCGTTCTAATCATGCCCGTCTATTTGGTTCAGCCTTACATGATTGGGGTTATTCTCGTCGCTGGCATCCTGTCACAGCTTAACCTGATCATCCTTTCAAAAGTTTTTTCACGCGATGGCGCAAACGGGACCCAACTTTTGGGACGACGACTTGTATATGTTTACGCTGCAATCGGATTGCCTTTCCTCTTCGTCAAGTTATCGGCCTTCATACTGGGTTTTGTAGAACTCGTCCATCTATACATTTTCCCTTCCATGCAGAGAGACTGGATTGCGCTGGTCATCTTCCTAATCGGCTATTATCTTGCGTCTCAAGGAATTGAAAAGACGATTCGTTTTGTTGTCATCGCCTTTTTTTGCACGGTTTGGATGAGTCTTTTATTCGTGCCATTTCTCTTCTTCAAGTATTCCGATCTTCACGACTTATATCCAATCATACCCACAAACGGGTACAGACAGGTTTGGAAGGGTCTTTTCTACGTCTGGTCCTCCCTATCGGGGCCGGAATATCTGGTCTGTCTGATTCCATGGTTTTCTTCCCAACAGAAAAAGCTGAAGGCCTTATCCTTGGCTAATGCACTGTCAGTTATCGAATATGTCCTGTTGTTTACTGCATCCTTATTGTTTTTCGGTTCGAATTATTTGAAGGGTAAACCCTATCCCGTCATTAATATGATCCGTTACCTGCAATCACCCGCGCTGGAGCGAATCGACATCATTCTGATTTGTGTGCACATGGTTCATTATGTCTTCGCATGTTCCCTTTTCCTGTTGTTATTTTACGGAGCCGTACGCATCGTAACAGGGAACATCCACAAAAGCACGACTCGAATCGGTTTCAGTGCAAGCTGCGCAGTTGTTTTTGGACTCATCGTGGCGGTCAATCATCTATTCTGGGGTGAATCTGTCTTCAGTAATCGATGGCTGTCCCTGCAAATTATTATGGGTGCAGCAACCCTTTTGATTCTACCAACGCTCATATTGGCTACGGCCAAACGAACAACTAAAGGACGGGATTTCGAATGA
- a CDS encoding Ger(x)C family spore germination C-terminal domain-containing protein has translation MRFIKSAISITLVGSVVLSSTGCSPLPEKNIIEELAPVVFWSIDKGNEGKIKITTLVPPLTSENKQMLSLQVRLLKQEREKFNFNYYRELKLGQMRILFINKEIAKRGIDWLLNSILLSPDISQRLFLVIIDGDLTAYITNHLKQQNNLDYYFYRMLKHYKEQDKGEIAVMNLHQFMKRLYSTYSYPVLPVFRANKTNLVYEGTALFKGDKLIAVINQIDNHILQLMHKKHNLITLAIPGLSVSLGNIHANVRKKMNADHTSLSINVDLSSRIEEYHGEYNLFDAERMEDLSTKIEVYLQKQTTELFKQMQKWKVDPLQIGLLTQSPFSRPISSDDWDRQWEQMHVHVEYHLHIQPLTDIYSNHG, from the coding sequence ATGAGATTCATAAAAAGCGCCATTTCCATCACCCTGGTCGGATCCGTCGTTCTAAGCAGTACCGGCTGTTCACCGCTTCCGGAAAAAAATATCATCGAAGAATTGGCACCAGTCGTTTTCTGGTCCATCGACAAAGGAAATGAAGGCAAAATAAAAATAACGACTTTAGTGCCTCCTTTGACCAGTGAAAATAAACAGATGCTTTCCCTTCAGGTCCGCCTTTTGAAACAGGAAAGGGAGAAATTTAATTTCAACTATTACCGTGAATTGAAACTGGGGCAAATGCGCATCTTGTTTATCAATAAGGAAATTGCAAAAAGAGGGATCGATTGGTTACTTAATTCCATCTTATTGAGCCCTGACATCTCCCAGCGCCTATTCCTCGTGATCATAGACGGTGATCTGACAGCCTATATTACAAACCACCTGAAACAACAAAACAACTTGGATTACTATTTTTATCGTATGCTTAAACATTACAAAGAACAGGATAAGGGCGAAATTGCGGTCATGAATCTTCACCAATTCATGAAAAGACTATATTCGACCTATTCTTACCCGGTTCTCCCCGTCTTCCGAGCAAATAAAACCAATCTCGTCTATGAAGGTACTGCTCTTTTCAAAGGGGATAAACTAATTGCAGTAATTAATCAAATCGATAATCATATTCTGCAACTTATGCATAAAAAACATAATCTGATAACACTGGCCATTCCGGGCCTCTCAGTAAGTTTGGGAAATATTCATGCAAACGTTCGAAAAAAAATGAACGCCGATCATACTTCCCTCTCTATAAATGTGGACCTAAGCAGCCGTATCGAAGAATATCACGGGGAGTACAACTTATTTGATGCAGAAAGAATGGAGGATCTTTCGACAAAAATCGAAGTTTATTTGCAAAAACAAACAACTGAACTATTCAAACAAATGCAGAAATGGAAGGTGGATCCTTTGCAAATCGGTTTACTCACTCAGTCCCCCTTTTCAAGGCCCATTTCTTCTGATGATTGGGATAGACAATGGGAACAGATGCATGTCCACGTCGAATATCACCTCCACATCCAACCATTAACCGATATCTACTCCAACCATGGATGA
- a CDS encoding ParA family protein has translation MAKIITFGIQKGGSSKTTTSGIVAYLLSKEYRVLAVDMDSQGNLTELLTQRDPYDFQGHTIFEALKEQDARRYIQRITDNLHIITADDHIARFSSWLYGTPYRGNMSLVLLETLETIQEQYDFIIIDTPPALGEQTVNALAAANYVVAMFEASKFCYSALSRFLETCVHVQEKVNREMQIAGILRCMIDTRRTDNKALIELVEEEYKELCFQTVITRTAATGRLSINGFEENNELNQAVIQYREFVKELIDRVQK, from the coding sequence ATGGCGAAGATTATTACGTTTGGGATCCAAAAGGGCGGAAGCTCGAAGACGACTACCTCGGGGATCGTTGCTTATTTGTTAAGTAAGGAATATCGGGTATTAGCGGTGGATATGGATTCGCAGGGGAATCTTACGGAGCTATTAACACAGAGGGATCCGTATGATTTTCAAGGGCATACCATATTCGAAGCCTTAAAGGAACAAGATGCTCGAAGATATATTCAGCGCATCACAGACAACTTACATATCATTACGGCCGACGATCATATCGCGCGTTTTTCATCCTGGCTGTATGGCACGCCATATCGCGGAAACATGTCTCTCGTTTTATTAGAAACGCTGGAGACGATACAGGAACAATATGATTTCATTATTATTGATACACCGCCGGCCCTTGGCGAACAAACGGTCAATGCGCTGGCCGCGGCGAATTATGTTGTGGCGATGTTTGAGGCTAGCAAATTTTGTTACTCAGCGTTAAGTCGGTTTTTGGAGACTTGTGTCCACGTCCAAGAGAAAGTGAATCGAGAGATGCAAATCGCGGGAATCCTTCGCTGTATGATCGACACAAGACGGACAGATAACAAAGCCTTGATCGAACTCGTTGAAGAGGAATATAAGGAACTTTGTTTTCAAACGGTCATCACCCGAACAGCTGCTACAGGACGTCTTTCCATCAATGGGTTTGAGGAGAATAATGAATTAAACCAGGCTGTCATTCAGTACCGGGAATTTGTAAAGGAGCTGATTGATCGTGTCCAAAAATAA
- a CDS encoding CPCC family cysteine-rich protein codes for MKKIQCPCCGYFTIESEDEVIVEICEVCFWQYDAVAHDTPDISKGANYISLNQARENYKKFGVCKIEFQDQVREPLPEEFPENNLD; via the coding sequence ATGAAAAAAATACAATGTCCTTGTTGCGGATATTTTACGATTGAAAGTGAAGATGAGGTGATAGTAGAAATATGTGAAGTGTGTTTTTGGCAGTATGATGCCGTGGCCCATGATACCCCTGATATAAGTAAAGGTGCGAATTATATTTCTTTAAATCAGGCAAGAGAAAACTATAAAAAGTTTGGAGTTTGTAAGATAGAATTTCAAGATCAAGTTAGAGAACCTTTACCAGAGGAATTTCCAGAGAACAACTTGGATTAA
- a CDS encoding RHS repeat-associated core domain-containing protein, translating into MRRQTTTTAVWARLLICTLLVAIFPFSTLKTASAATTAEANKTVQGAKKEDSVEKRKAGLKSRYAISETELQAILDQGYTLDDAEAALQYRKNTKASLSDSLAKVKPRPINNAQKAKSTITSELGTTDYGSAAVSAADTIPDYNYVKTKPDQAPFTVSLEHENISTLSGDLSLQTDEFSLPGRNGMGFTLSRMYNSSDSQFGDMIVQQGVNKTVKPYEERFFPIGKGWSWNIPYLIFAGSETYIHLGDSGVYKIDANNKLIGYPWQDLSFAPSSAVVNGQTAAYVLKNTQNISQYFNSSGKLIQISDAYSNAINFTYTDSFIYGDGVTLLSSITDSVGNTIQMTYDLDSVVLTKGNQSITYSLINQNGEELLSQVVDQLGRTTTYDYSVRDAQFNLSYSTTSTPASNPYALLTGVTYPTGGKSVFTYESNPVTRTLDSGGTNQAYRIASREDQVTLSDGTTQHINHKDFTYSGDMGSTAGSIPSFSTTINDGLTQTTFTNKKNYIDTNTPAVFYNTGITQVAVQNGVTYTAQTNYTYDETNRYPYPLTTSVTKTQSDQSGSYSTTTSQAFDTYGNVTNSVDAMGGTVRNAFDGTTHLLITTAKQINGDSQWQYTQYTRNGQGTVTKIQVYAGNSAGPSGNPLSETDYENIDPATGNIGQIRVKNGSPNDTVTVVQYDSAYQYAFPTQTMTTVHNVDGAASSIVRSYSYDPTNGSLTQYTDGNGNVTSYSYDILGRVTKAVHQVDGSATSIHYDDSLNQIVSTDETGAQTETNWNPLGFKTDEGILVDGVYKSKAKYGYDAYGRLIWSEDALGNRQTFGYDAWNRQNTLAYPDLGIATTNYNDIANTMTSIDPEGYALKTVYDKLGRTVQTIETKQGGQPTTLASYTYDNAGNELTEIIAGSPQQVTSYSYDALNRLKSVTNVGGGANQTTSYNYDMLGDLTQTTFPDNQTTAKQYDEAGRLIKNTEAAVAGKNNIEKYYYDANDNQTGLIDRNGNRFKYTYNGRDFLMKKEIVDASGNPIPGEETISFSYDLLGRRLSMTDNTGTTSYAYDQATGTLSVVTFPDGSTMDYSYDSNGNRLLMRDPFGSNTYYHYDSRNRMDTVGDSLDFTNDFEAKYQYYGDDLLKQITQRNGVTSAYTYDGKQVGTLVEKKADGTTLNSFSYAYDIKGNIQSRVENGTTNSFTYDELSRIATSSQYNENYHYDSRGNRTSMTTNHPFDRPDSTTSMDKRDRLTSVTTTGGKNVTYRYNGDGLLWERTENGQTTRYYWDGDQIEAEATVSGGVASLKARYIRGQGIVARDDGQGKAYYVQNGHGDIVDLMDSTGNTKLNQYSYDIFGNIASEAENIPQPFKYSGEMQDTITGLQYLRARWYDPSIGRFMGEDTYEGQVDNPLSQNLYTYVENNPLTNIDPSGHWCTSTDGNWSHPGTTCSDSKNWDGADYLHDGDEIRSNGVTTGIYLDTDGVYEDHTWTGDVFDTVVTGGVALGNKTATTAGKKIAQMLGKKVTTAVSEEIADTLLYNGTRDATRDFLNGKGKSTLAKHFNDHKAEFGYRTEQQYLAGARNFLEKKPTATTEAFTSEGGTYFRYDTATNEFGIINQYGGISTYFKPLDNMSYWQDQIAKYAPK; encoded by the coding sequence TTGCGACGCCAAACGACGACAACCGCAGTATGGGCCCGTTTACTCATCTGTACCCTTCTTGTAGCTATATTTCCGTTTTCCACCTTGAAAACGGCGAGCGCAGCAACGACTGCCGAGGCGAATAAAACCGTTCAAGGGGCTAAGAAAGAAGATTCCGTAGAAAAGAGAAAAGCCGGGTTGAAATCCCGATATGCGATTTCCGAAACGGAACTTCAAGCAATTCTGGATCAAGGGTACACCTTGGACGATGCTGAGGCTGCGCTTCAATACCGCAAAAATACGAAAGCCAGCTTGAGTGACAGCTTGGCTAAGGTGAAGCCGCGGCCAATAAACAATGCGCAAAAAGCAAAAAGTACCATTACAAGCGAACTGGGGACGACGGATTATGGATCTGCGGCGGTTAGCGCCGCGGATACCATTCCGGACTATAATTACGTCAAAACAAAACCGGATCAGGCACCCTTTACCGTTTCATTAGAACATGAGAACATCTCCACATTAAGTGGGGATTTATCCCTCCAAACCGATGAATTTTCCCTTCCCGGGAGAAACGGGATGGGTTTTACGTTAAGCCGGATGTACAATAGTTCGGATTCCCAGTTTGGTGATATGATTGTACAACAAGGGGTAAATAAGACAGTCAAACCCTATGAGGAACGCTTCTTTCCGATCGGCAAAGGATGGAGCTGGAATATACCGTACCTCATTTTTGCCGGCAGTGAAACGTACATACACCTTGGGGATAGCGGTGTCTACAAAATTGACGCCAACAATAAGCTGATCGGTTACCCGTGGCAGGATTTATCTTTTGCTCCTAGCAGTGCGGTTGTTAATGGACAGACGGCTGCTTATGTTTTAAAAAATACCCAGAACATCAGCCAATATTTTAACTCTTCCGGGAAGTTGATTCAAATTTCGGATGCTTATTCGAATGCGATCAATTTTACTTATACGGATAGTTTCATCTATGGCGATGGTGTGACCCTGTTAAGCAGCATAACGGATTCGGTTGGCAATACCATTCAAATGACCTATGATTTGGATTCAGTCGTTTTGACAAAGGGAAATCAAAGTATCACCTATTCTTTGATTAATCAAAATGGGGAGGAGTTATTATCGCAAGTCGTGGACCAGCTTGGACGTACGACGACTTACGATTACAGCGTGCGCGATGCCCAGTTTAATTTATCCTACTCAACAACATCTACTCCGGCAAGTAATCCTTATGCGCTGCTGACCGGCGTCACATATCCGACAGGGGGAAAAAGCGTCTTTACGTATGAGTCAAACCCTGTAACCAGAACGCTTGATAGCGGCGGTACGAATCAGGCTTACCGCATTGCGTCCCGTGAGGACCAAGTCACGTTAAGTGATGGGACTACCCAACATATCAACCATAAGGATTTCACGTACTCGGGGGACATGGGTAGCACTGCGGGCTCGATACCGTCGTTCTCGACAACCATTAACGACGGCTTGACCCAAACGACGTTTACCAACAAAAAAAATTATATCGATACAAATACACCGGCAGTCTTTTATAATACCGGCATCACACAGGTCGCCGTTCAAAACGGTGTAACGTATACGGCTCAAACGAATTACACGTATGACGAGACCAATCGATATCCGTATCCGCTTACGACGAGCGTTACGAAAACACAGTCTGACCAAAGCGGCAGTTACAGCACGACGACTTCTCAGGCATTCGATACTTACGGGAATGTGACCAATTCCGTTGATGCCATGGGCGGTACTGTTAGAAATGCCTTTGATGGTACAACTCACCTGCTTATAACTACAGCCAAGCAAATTAACGGAGACTCGCAATGGCAGTATACCCAGTATACGCGCAATGGTCAGGGGACAGTTACCAAGATTCAAGTGTATGCGGGGAACTCTGCCGGTCCTTCCGGAAATCCGCTCTCGGAAACCGACTATGAGAATATCGATCCTGCAACGGGGAATATTGGGCAAATTCGGGTGAAGAATGGCTCGCCTAATGATACGGTTACCGTCGTCCAGTACGATTCGGCTTACCAATACGCATTCCCGACCCAAACCATGACGACCGTGCATAATGTCGATGGCGCGGCTTCTTCCATTGTGCGCAGCTATTCGTATGATCCAACCAATGGGTCGTTGACCCAATATACGGATGGAAATGGGAACGTCACCAGCTACTCCTACGATATTTTGGGTCGCGTTACAAAAGCGGTCCATCAGGTCGACGGCAGTGCAACGTCAATTCACTATGATGATAGTTTGAATCAGATTGTTAGCACGGATGAAACTGGCGCACAAACGGAAACGAATTGGAATCCGCTTGGATTCAAGACGGATGAAGGCATTTTGGTCGACGGTGTGTATAAGTCCAAAGCCAAGTACGGTTATGATGCCTATGGGCGTCTGATCTGGAGTGAAGATGCACTCGGCAATCGGCAGACCTTTGGCTATGACGCTTGGAACCGTCAAAATACTCTAGCGTACCCGGATTTGGGCATCGCAACAACGAATTACAATGATATTGCGAATACCATGACGAGTATTGATCCCGAAGGATACGCGTTAAAAACGGTATATGACAAGCTGGGAAGAACCGTTCAAACGATTGAGACCAAACAAGGCGGTCAACCAACAACACTGGCCTCTTACACCTATGATAATGCGGGTAACGAATTAACAGAAATTATCGCTGGTTCGCCCCAGCAGGTGACGTCTTATTCGTATGACGCGTTAAACCGGTTAAAGAGTGTAACCAATGTCGGCGGCGGAGCAAATCAAACGACGTCCTATAACTACGACATGCTCGGGGACCTAACCCAGACTACATTTCCGGATAATCAGACTACGGCGAAACAATACGATGAGGCAGGCCGCCTGATTAAGAACACGGAAGCAGCTGTGGCCGGGAAAAATAACATCGAGAAGTATTATTACGATGCGAATGACAACCAAACCGGTTTAATCGACCGTAATGGAAATCGGTTCAAGTATACGTACAATGGCCGTGACTTTTTGATGAAGAAAGAAATCGTCGATGCAAGCGGAAACCCAATTCCCGGGGAAGAGACGATCAGCTTTAGCTACGATTTACTAGGTAGACGGCTTAGCATGACCGATAATACGGGAACGACCAGTTATGCCTATGATCAGGCAACCGGCACCTTGAGCGTAGTGACATTCCCGGACGGCAGCACGATGGATTACAGTTATGATTCGAACGGAAACCGCCTCTTGATGCGAGATCCTTTCGGGAGCAATACGTATTATCATTACGATTCGCGGAACCGAATGGATACGGTAGGAGACTCGCTCGATTTTACGAACGATTTTGAGGCAAAGTATCAGTATTACGGCGATGATCTTTTAAAACAAATTACGCAGCGTAATGGCGTGACTTCGGCTTATACGTATGATGGTAAGCAGGTCGGGACCCTTGTTGAGAAGAAGGCGGATGGAACAACCCTCAATAGCTTTAGCTATGCCTACGATATTAAAGGGAATATTCAGAGCCGAGTCGAAAACGGAACAACGAATAGTTTTACTTATGATGAATTAAGCCGAATTGCAACGTCCAGCCAATATAACGAGAACTATCACTATGATAGCCGCGGCAACCGGACGAGCATGACAACCAATCATCCGTTTGATCGTCCGGACAGCACAACGTCCATGGATAAACGAGACCGGTTAACCAGCGTTACGACAACCGGCGGTAAGAATGTAACCTATCGCTATAATGGCGATGGATTGCTATGGGAACGGACGGAAAACGGACAAACAACCCGGTACTATTGGGACGGCGATCAAATTGAAGCCGAAGCAACCGTTTCAGGAGGGGTGGCATCCCTAAAAGCCCGCTATATCCGTGGGCAGGGAATTGTTGCACGCGATGACGGACAAGGAAAAGCCTATTATGTTCAAAATGGCCATGGCGATATCGTCGATTTAATGGACAGCACAGGGAATACGAAACTCAACCAATACAGTTACGATATCTTTGGAAATATCGCGTCCGAGGCTGAGAACATACCGCAACCGTTTAAATACTCCGGGGAAATGCAGGATACCATAACTGGCCTTCAATATTTACGCGCCAGGTGGTATGATCCGAGTATCGGGCGGTTTATGGGTGAGGATACGTATGAGGGCCAAGTAGACAATCCGTTAAGCCAAAATCTTTACACGTATGTCGAGAATAATCCGCTGACGAATATTGATCCTTCGGGGCATTGGTGTACTTCAACAGATGGAAATTGGTCTCATCCAGGAACAACATGTAGTGACTCCAAAAATTGGGACGGCGCGGACTATCTTCATGATGGAGATGAAATAAGAAGTAACGGGGTAACAACTGGGATATATCTTGACACGGATGGTGTCTACGAAGACCATACTTGGACAGGAGATGTCTTCGACACCGTGGTTACTGGAGGAGTCGCGTTAGGGAATAAGACTGCAACGACAGCAGGCAAAAAAATTGCACAGATGCTTGGTAAAAAAGTAACTACTGCCGTTTCGGAAGAAATAGCCGATACTTTACTTTATAATGGGACTAGAGATGCTACCAGGGATTTTTTAAACGGAAAAGGTAAGAGCACACTCGCAAAACATTTCAATGACCATAAAGCAGAATTTGGATACAGGACTGAGCAACAATATTTGGCAGGGGCGAGAAATTTTTTAGAGAAGAAACCGACTGCCACAACAGAAGCATTTACTTCGGAGGGGGGTACATATTTCAGATATGACACTGCGACGAATGAGTTTGGCATAATCAATCAATATGGTGGTATTTCGACTTATTTCAAACCACTTGATAATATGTCGTACTGGCAAGATCAAATAGCAAAATATGCCCCTAAATAA